The following coding sequences lie in one Prunus dulcis unplaced genomic scaffold, ALMONDv2, whole genome shotgun sequence genomic window:
- the LOC117613065 gene encoding uncharacterized protein LOC117613065, with the protein MIVLNFLMTHICYLNLNKDTLLKPKAPIGGANVPHLLTNDESLAKKVYMCRTYHLFIADDPRAICPACKYTLSTEVPYVAAAAIAEGSSGGGGGGGYVKDVVTYMIMDNLEVKPMSTISCIAMLNRFNVKEVGTLEERMVLLGMDEGLKLLKASLESNAVLTNVFLGKKEE; encoded by the exons ATGATAGTCTTGAACTTCTTAATGACACATATATGTTACCTAAATCTCAACAAGGACACATTGCTGAAACCCAAGGCACCAATTGGTGGTGCTAATGTTCCTCATCTGTTGACCAATGATGAATCATTGGCTAAAAAGGTGTACATGTGTAGGACCTACCACCTCTTTATAGCTGACGATCCTAGAGCCATTTGCCCAGCGTGCAAATATACTCTCTCTACCGAGGTGCCTTATGTTGCAGCAGCGGCTATTGCGGAAGGATCgtctggtggtggtggtggtggagggtATGTGAAAGATGTTGTTACATACATGATAATGGATAATTTGGAAGTGAAGCCTATGTCTACCATATCGTGTATAGCTATGTTGAACAGGTTCAATGTTAAGGAGGTTGGTACCCTTGAAGAGAGGATGGTTCTTCTAGGCATGGATGAG GGTCTGAAATTGCTCAAGGCATCATTGGAGTCTAACGCAGTTCTCACCAATGTCTTCCTTGGGAAGAAAGAGGAGTAA
- the LOC117613064 gene encoding uncharacterized protein LOC117613064, translating to MATADSDSNSSNTNTTSVSMKLLVDSTRGKVLFAEASKDVVDFLFTLLSLPVGTVIRLLSKDGMVGSLGKLYESVENLDDTYLQPNLNKNMLLEPKATVAGANILPLLTNDVDSNAKKFYMCSYCSNRSISNVHGTPCPDCNHGHMSNEVTYVSPAPTVARPSEGGYVKGVVTYMVMDDLEVKPMSTISSIAMLNKFNVKEVGALEEKVVNLGMEEGLKLLKASLETSTVLTKVFLGNKKA from the exons ATGGCAACGGCCGACTCCGACTCCAACTCCTCCAACACCAACACCACAAGTGTGAGCATGAAGCTACTGGTGGACTCAACTCGTGGCAAAGTTTTGTTTGCAGAAGCGAGCAAGGATGTCGTTGattttctcttcactctcctGTCTCTTCCTGTAGGGACAGTGATTAGGCTCCTCTCCAAAGACGGCATGGTTGGTAGCTTGGGAAAGCTTTATGAGAGTGTTGAAAATCTCGATGACACATACTTGCAACCAAATCTCAACAAGAACATGTTGCTGGAACCAAAGGCAACAGTTGCTGGTGCCAATATCCTTCCTTTGCTGACCAACGACGTTGACTCGAATGCTAAAAAATTCTACATGTGTTCATATTGCAGTAACCGCAGTATTTCCAATGTGCATGGAACCCCTTGCCCAGATTGCAATCATGGTCACATGTCCAATGAGGTGACTTATGTTTCTCCAGCACCTACTGTGGCAAGACCCAGCGAGGGAGGGTATGTCAAGGGAGTAGTGACATACATGGTCATGGATGACTTGGAGGTGAAGCCAATGTCCACCATTTCAAGCATAGCTATGCTGAACAAGTTCAATGTGAAGGAGGTTGGTGCTCTTGAAGAGAAAGTGGTTAATCTTGGCATGGAAGAG GGTTTGAAGCTGCTGAAGGCATCGTTGGAGACCAGTACAGTTCTTACAAAAGTGTTCCTGGGTAATAAGAAGGCATAA
- the LOC117613066 gene encoding uncharacterized protein LOC117613066 — translation MSDSVNHNSIRTLTGSNYKKWREDVEIALGLLDYEMVLTDEALSVPANDASAETKAKYAKWIKANKMAILIMRRSISEEVRGSIIETESAKLFMEAIAENFQGSKKAEIGTLMSQLTDMKYNGEGCIRTHILNMVEIGNKLKALKVNVDETMMEEQSIRKDKGKDQVCFVQDTKFKQKEWTKNKNTDKQQKKDESAKGTGPVGLKCFFCKKFGHLKRDCRRYKRWLDKQKGKGIQNKEGAKQG, via the exons ATGTCAGACTCAG TCAATCATAACTCCATTCGAACTCTCACTGGCTCAAATTATAAGAAATGGAGAGAAGATGTGGAAATTGCTCTTGGACTTCTGGATTATGAGATGGTTCTTACTGATGAAGCTCTATCAGTACCTGCGAATGATGCATCTGCTGAGACTAAGGCTAAATATGCAAAGTGGATTAAGGCCAACAAAATGGCAATTCTGATCATGAGGAGGTCTATTTCAGAAGAGGTCAGAGGCAGTATTATTGAAACTGAGAGTGCTAAGCTATTCATGGAAGCTATTGCAGAAAACTTCCAAGGCTCCAAGAAAGCTGAAATTGGCACACTCATGAGCCAGCTGACAGATATGAAATACAATGGAGAAGGCTGCATAAGAACTCATATTCTGAACATGGTTGAGATAGGAAACAAGTTGAAGGCTCTAAAAGTCAATGTGGATGAAACCATGATG GAAGAACAAAGTATAAGAAAGGACAAAGGCAAAGATCAAGTGTGTTTTGTGCAGGATACTAAGTTTAAACAAAAGGAATGgaccaaaaacaagaacacaGATAAGCagcaaaagaaagatgagTCTGCAAAGGGCACGGGTCCAGTAGGTTTGAAGTGTTTCTTCTGCAAGAAATTTGGACATTTAAAGAGAGATTGCAGAAGATACAAGCGCTGGTTGGACaaacaaaagggaaaag GGATTCAAAACAAAGAGGGTGCCAAACAAGGATGA